One Nothobranchius furzeri strain GRZ-AD chromosome 7, NfurGRZ-RIMD1, whole genome shotgun sequence genomic window, ttcagattgcgtgcgttttttaaagtcccgttagattgtcaaaccatttctgacacagtcagtctgtgtcctcacaaaacccgcattggcggtggttcttgtaaatcgctacggtgtgtagaatctacagtttgctacggttgtccgtctgatagcaacacggcagcgtagggtttattattttttatttttttattttggaccggtggacgggtcggctttcacagcctccatcgctcggatccatgcctttttcttccatcttgtgaagttgtgtgtattcatttctctatcaacaattccttgttttaccctgtgtcataaagttaagtaggctacggacagtccttgtttgtgtgagacatattaaggaatctgcccggagttttacgtcggctcagaaggtaaaaacgcgagttgctctgaacttaatgggagatggacgagacacgacaaaatctttcttgcactgttacacctggtgtaaggttctctgacgttctgcttccagaacatgccatgacgcaggagactgttcaccggccgagcatcgctggtccctccgcccgcccgaacgggcccgttttaggcgggtgccgccggtcgggagcagtggggactagtggctgcggttcggtgccagctgcactgggtcggaggtggttctggtctgcaattcatgacgtgaattcaaacaacatgctgtttacagtcataacgctttttctttacttttatttcttccagggggtcaaaaacccaccatcaacatcaaggttggaaataaacaacactttctctgctacttttaagctgaataaatctcttgagcctatggttaacctctctgacaaacaggttgtgcttaaccctttgtttcctaatgcttctcctctgtcatccatgttaaaggctgaacatctctccagcatgggtgtgcaatcttcaggctgtgatccaccgcttcagtcagaggtccgttttactcgtcagtccgattcatgcacaaaccagcttctttatcggggcgtgatggaaacgtcagccgctgtgaaacacttgtggtctccggacggagctaccatgccatttaaggggtttgtgcccggacatcttgacctttatgtgaatgaccttgtcacttttcagtttgtgacctctgctaatatggtggccaattcctttctcctttcacaggggtgtgacttagtctcgggcctctgtgctctctttcctgtgatttctcttacaggtgaccacgacgacacagaaaaccctgcggtttccagcagtcctgtggtcagtggcgatattaaaggtggctcggtggttgctgcgcacacctctctcacgggctcgggaaggcaacccggcctgggaggtgtaggtgcgtgcagtgatgctatgctcggggcccctcctgacaaagggggggtgctgagtggctctgagttttccgttgcggacttcaaccggttcgggggaacgcctcctccgagcgggcgggtcattgcagaaatcgacactgaccttccaccaattcagctgacaacattgacctccgacccggagttaggtgctgcaccttctacggggcggagttctagtcagtctgtaaatactctggttaaaccgggtttttctgattcagtgtgggaacctccatcattcttgggaataaagtattcttggcttcagttttcaggacagaccatgttcctaaagctagcatcatgcctgtatctgattctaaacatagctaggtttgctttgacacccgtgacacaaccatccttggatcactccttttcagaacctccaagtccaacacctccaggtctttggacatctgaacacctactctttcagcacgattcaggtgacaatgtgcatcttcttggtaatagggcttttaagagcttaggaactgttctttgttatgcttctcctgtctcacagacacggcataagtttgagaaacaaaaggggggtggggagcctcctcctgctttgcgagcatcattttcgcatttccagttcactactatttctgatcacaacaaagtcgcctccgttaagctgcaacacaactttgagcaggtaaaatcaggttctgatctaacagctaaaccatcagcttcgctccagttccaaacgggaccctcaggtaaattcaaacaagtttccctgtgggttcgtaacacaagatacaaacagtttgataaccaaatcgcttatgagcctgctcccacagatacgtccaaactcgtgtctctgtgggtccgcaataccagattcaaaactctattctgaccgactctattctgaccggattcttttccactgactggtggaccgttacaaattctctcgtttgtgggatgaatttttaacaaatgtgatatcctttgagttttttttttcaggatacctgcctccagccagggtcctgttactaactcacatctttagggattactaacctactgatttacatttttagaactgatttacatctctatctttttattagtgctttgtgtagcatgattatatttgattacaaatttggttttattttgttactatttcccttaaagggccacaagccaatttgcccttcattttcatgattatttcttttatatatatgcctttaattaatgcagcctgctgagtctcacatatcagttaggatttactttcttttatttgtgttttctctgcatcacgtttttacatgacacgtagaacagggtgcagaacatttctttagaaaattcacaaaaggcacccacattttcccagagacaCCCAtaaataggttttgattgatttctttgttttgcatcaaatgctatctatcgtgtgggctgtctcactttgtctccttctccgagctcgtatggactacatcccatcagaggggtcgtcttcaccatccttcaactggtttcctgtcgcatggggcttcggtcgtggttcgagcggtgtcgaggtcgtcactggacttcgcctggactacgcctgaggaacacatcacctgcccagctccgtgtgacacacgagctgcttatcctttgaatacctttgcattattgctgatgaaaattaactgctattgaaatagctctgctttcaagattccctaagtggattactttacaatgattgcaacagttttggccttaatcatctgatcaggatagactcccttctacacgagacctgtggtgatgcttcatcgttcctgccttcatctgggatgtctaccttcacgagtgcatcacgttattgtggttgtgacgtcaggtggcctctgcttgacctccatgtcgtcacaaaaaggggggaatgtaacgtgaggaaatatgggttttctgtcacaatggtggtgttggacgcagctgggtcatagctgggtcgctgagaactttcacccacagattaagacctgaacgccagcgagtctgggaggaaaccataacatctgccacctgcagtctaccagaagatgtgtttacatgagttgtacccagaccaagtcaaaacataaagtttaaacttctttttcgtgattttaatgttaaaataaccattatcattttgctcattataaatgtgtttaatcaaatgaatgactagtatgctttggggtaattataatggtttaatgaatccacacttaagtagataatgttgaatgtgtggtactgaccttcacactcaagcacacaaacattcacacacacccacacacatctgcccacagtaaactccagacacatttgatgacgcacatgttttgctttgagaagagaggtttttggtaagttttcagttttatgaggcagttcgtgttggacaacgggagagaacagacctgaaaaccaaagggggggcagagcctgttggctcgttcttcccccctttcacgctgtttctgccaagccaggcagaatagctgaatcgcgacttctaacgaagactcattaccgagtcttttgatttctgagtgaattaacttaagaaagcgcatcgataaaacgctctaccatccacgtgtaccgagggcaactctggaccggttccgttcgacacctacgtctcctgtcagccgccggtgtcatctggatgaaccacaacatcctccacggcccggatccgaaagagggtccacaagagttcggtgagacagagcacggttttagcgtttgatgcagttctctgataagacctaagtttatccaaaccatcacttcactcagacacctgtttcttcctgaagcaaaatcagactcacacacgcattcatgtcacaacattctcaatcttcataaattcaccagaaggtctatttgagcaagaacagcatataaactgttaaaagattgtcccacaaagttgccaatgtgattgttatttcctgtttgtcaattttcaaaatcattagtttaatttgaagaattaaaactgttaatccttcaaacttgtttcctcattgaactgaaacacagacactcagatattatcggcagtttatggatgaaaacaacctttgagtcttctgaacaatataaaatttggttattgatttattaaaattaatattccgaattaatacgtagcatggtttctctttcataaaagagcataaatccataacgctacagtatCAAGCTGCAGGGTaggatttggaagaagacttgtggactaagtactttattggagaacactggaTGTAAGGATTGTTTTGAGCTGGTGACTCTGTGGTGCGCAGGCACAGCTAAGAACGGTGAGTTGCAAGTATTGTTCTACGAGGTTCAGTAAAATTGGTTACTTTGTCTCAGGttttgattgcatctttaattgGCATACATAATCGGAATAAAACAACGAAGAATCTTAGCTTTTTAGTTAGTTATGTAGAACAAGTTAGTGACGCAAAACGGTGGATTTGACCTGGAAGTATATGTATGTAACATCCGCTGgacagattataaacatgcaaaggggttgaTGAAAACACGGTTTACTGGGTCCCCCCAGAAAAACCCACTGCCCCTCCAGGTGAAGTCAGCGCCGGGTctgaacctcagtttggagaaatggcgTTCCATTCGGACCAcaatgataagctaatggctagccggcattttaaaaccatttcagtctTAATATTTATTATGGTGAATTTTTGTGCATATACATTGTTTTGTAAAGATGTGTGCAGTGCAAACAGCAGTAGCAGCTAGCTGTAGCATCTCCTGGGTAGTTTCCTCAAAAAACATCAAAATAGTTCTGTAATGTAAAAATGATGTGAAAGTTTATGAAAGATTATAAACGGGACCTaaagaaatgaacatttaaagattAGAAACTTTTTTGGAACAGAATAACTGCTCCCTAACCGTTAGCTTGTCCATCTGGTTGAAACTGAACTCCAGACTGAGGTAGTTCCTGTTTCGCTAAAAGTCATTGGAGGTTGCTAAATCACCTAATATGCATAAATGACCATGTACGTTGTCACAGGAGACACACAAGTGAGAAAATTATCCTCAGAAGTAGGAACACATTTTCTTCTGTCAATTATTATCATTTTGTTGTCATGATCACCCAACCAGCGGAGGTTTTCCACCTGAGTGATGCGTGTGCAGTCTGGATGCTGAGGGGTGAACATCTCCTGTTATGGGGGCGTGGCCTACAGCATCAATCAGTGTTCGCTGAGAATACTAACCCTGCCTTTTGAAGGTGCCGTGTAACTTTTACAAAGTGTAAGACGCAGCAATTAGCTGCTATTAAAGCGGATGGATGCCTTCCCACCAGCCGGAAGCGGTGCGTTTTAGACACATTTGAAAAGTAGTGTTACATCGCTCCGCTACATATACTTTTTACCTGAATCTTTGACGCTCTTCTTCCAGAACACGTCAAGCTCAGCAGTACAGATGTCACCAGTTAGGAAGTAAAACGCcagcaactttcaaaataaaaggcagGTGCAGATTTCTTGTTGCTTATCTAGTAACATAAAAGTTGTGATTACCTGTGACACCTCTGTAACCAAGGTAACGACGACAGAAAATACACCACACATTTTTATAATACATGCTGTTGTCTTTCTCCTTGTTCGTTGCGTAAACTGGCGAAATCTTGCAATTCTCTGGCTCACGGTGGACGATGGGACACACAGCTGAGGAAAACGCGTCTATAACGTTACACGCTGCTTACGTGTCCAGTGGAAAGCTGCAGTAAGAAAGACATATTAAAGTATCAAAAAGTCTCCACTGACAACAACTTGCACTGCTTTTTCCTCACTAGGGTCTCAAGGAGCTGGAGTCAACAAGCgggaggtgggggacaccctggacgggTCGCCTGTCCTTCACAGGGACACACAACCCGTCATAAACTCACTCACACCAAGGGACAATTTAGGGTTGCCAGTTAACCGAACATGTGTGTTTTTAGTCTGCAGGAGGAACTGGGAGCCCCAGCAGAaagcccacacatgcatgaggaggacATGCAAACTTCACGCAAGGAACAACGTAGGGGTATTCGAACCTTCCGCCTCTTCAAGGCAACGGCGCCACCGACTGCACCCCTAATCTTTTATTCATTTCTTTTGTTTGTTGAAAGCAAATTTGACAAAGTTATGTTCAATTTAAAAAGCCAGGAAATGTCTGTCAAAGTTCTTTTAAATGAAGTAAAAGTGTTGATATTTCTGCACCTTCTGTCATGTTTTGTTTGCGGCTAACCAAAGAAGCCAGCTCAGAGTTCAGCTCAGCATTGCAGCATAGCATGAAACCCTTCCGCCTGCCAGGTGTGAGCTCCCAAATTATGCCTCCCTCAAATGTGCACCAACAGTTttgacgggggtgggggggtggggactGTACAGTGGTAAGAGACACTCAACAGCACCACCGttccaaaaagagcacacatacATCACACATTCGCCCAACACATCGTCATTTTTGTCACTTTTTCCTTTTGTGCGTGCACCTTCTTGTTTCTCCTCGCTTGTTCCTTTGATTGGCTTGATTCCACACTCATTAGCATGTCCCATTATCTTCTGGAATATTCAGGGGAGTGTTTCCAGTAGCTGTCACTCCAATTATAATAATATACAACATGGTTCATGACATTCAAGTTTCTGGAAGTGCTTCAGCTTTTTGTCAAGGTCCTCAGTCACACATGAGGGCTGTAGATTTTTCAAGGGCATCTGTTCCATGCTGGCCCAGAAGAGAGACAACACGGCGGAGGGGGGTGCTGGCGGTGCTGGAGTGGGGGTGGTGGGCTGTTTCAGCACAAGCTGGAATGATCCACCTAGAATTTGTTGAATCAAATCCTTGCACCTGGATATAATTGTCTTGCCGCTGTGCTGGGAGTTGTGGCTGCCAGAATGAGACCAAATTAGTGGCCCCAAAAATGGCGACCTGTCAAGACTCGCTGCTTCACCTGGTATCATATTTTACAGAGTCCAAACAATTTGCTCGCTTTGCTAGTTAATGATCACTTTGTTTATGGGGTTGGATATCCGATCCACTCAGATTTTCTCGTGAAGTCAAGCCGCACGACACCAAACACCACAGTGGGTACGACTTCCCAAAGTGCACCAACTCTTGGGTAATCATTTAAATATGCAGAAATCCAAACTTTTGTCaaacttttatcatattttattTTCACAAGCACCTCTCAGCAGATTAACACAGAAGGTCATTGTTTTAGCAGttttcataaaaaaataacaacaaataagCAGGAATCTACGCTTTTCTTAATTCCTATAACCTACTGCACTAAATCAAATCATTAATATAAGCACACCAATTCATCACATGTGCAAACTCACTAGCGTGCACTTGCTTTGGGTCGTGTTACAGACTGTGTGAACGAAATGGAATAATTTCTACATAACTAAATTATGCAGTTTAAAAGAGTGCCAAGGATAAAGGATTGTAGTCGTGGGGGGTCCGGAAAATAACTCCTAACACTGATGAATCTTGTGGAAGATAACGCCACGCCTAAGCattctttttaaaaatattaatGGAGCACCCTCTATTTATAATCCTGGATAAATTCCAGGTGTTTATGAGCGTTGTGTTATTCATCATCAGCTGTGACAAATTAGCATATTTTACCCTGCAGAAGTTTATCATCTGTAAAGTTTTCTGCTATAAAGAAAAGCACAGTTTTATTACAGCGTGCCGTGGAATGTACCTCGCAGGGTTGTGTTGGGATAATACAGCACTCACTCAAGTGACTAAAGTCTAACACCTGGGACactacttttttcacttttttatttgcatttatttattttacttctgGTCTGCAATGAAACCTGAC contains:
- the LOC139070602 gene encoding uncharacterized protein, whose protein sequence is MTQETVHRPSIAGPSARPNGPVLGGCRRSGAVGTSGCGSVPAALGRRWFWSAIHDVNSNNMLFTVITLFLYFYFFQGVKNPPSTSRLEINNTFSATFKLNKSLEPMVNLSDKQVVLNPLFPNASPLSSMLKAEHLSSMGVQSSGCDPPLQSEVRFTRQSDSCTNQLLYRGVMETSAAVKHLWSPDGATMPFKGFVPGHLDLYVNDLVTFQFVTSANMVANSFLLSQGCDLVSGLCALFPVISLTGDHDDTENPAVSSSPVVSGDIKGGSVVAAHTSLTGSGRQPGLGGVGACSDAMLGAPPDKGGVLSGSEFSVADFNRFGGTPPPSGRVIAEIDTDLPPIQLTTLTSDPELGAAPSTGRSSSQSVNTLVKPGFSDSVWEPPSFLGIKYSWLQFSGQTMFLKLASCLYLILNIARFALTPVTQPSLDHSFSEPPSPTPPGLWTSEHLLFQHDSGDNVHLLGNRAFKSLGTVLCYASPVSQTRHKFEKQKGGGEPPPALRASFSHFQFTTISDHNKVASVKLQHNFEQVKSGSDLTAKPSASLQFQTGPSGKFKQVSLWVRNTRYKQFDNQIAYEPAPTDTSKLVSLWVRNTRFKTLF